Proteins encoded together in one Bradyrhizobium sp. CB82 window:
- a CDS encoding MOSC domain-containing protein, with protein sequence MTVEGVPLNHLVGNRFWLGEALLEGTGLVEPCRHIEKITGKAVAKHLINRSGLYCKILQGGIVRVGDAARSAIVVLALLAS encoded by the coding sequence GTGACAGTCGAGGGTGTGCCGCTCAACCATCTGGTCGGCAACCGCTTCTGGCTCGGCGAGGCACTGCTGGAAGGGACCGGGCTTGTGGAGCCGTGCCGCCACATCGAGAAGATCACCGGCAAGGCGGTCGCCAAACACCTGATCAATCGCTCCGGCCTCTACTGCAAGATTCTGCAAGGCGGCATCGTCAGGGTTGGCGATGCCGCGCGAAGTGCAATCGTCGTGCTTGCCTTGCTGGCGAGTTAG
- a CDS encoding ATP-binding protein: MTSSKQVIAMIRSHAAGDSEQFLSIAEHIADDANRSGKTKVADEIKLIVENARKSIAARPNRPIPIGAPRGELAGLVRATYPEIHLADVVLGDDLRRQIRRLVREHRESSALEERGLGPRRKFLFSGPPGTGKSMTAAAIAGELRLPLFTILLDGVITKFMGETAAKLRLIFDAMHTIRGVYLFDEVDALASRRGADNDIGEARRMLNSFLQFLEDDQSGSVIIAATNHRSLLDPAIFRRFDSVLGYAKPTREEARQVLRNNLLQFDIDALDWSSIDDAVQGLSQADLVAASEDAARDAVLDHAGRLTSEVLFQALRDRGMIHKE, translated from the coding sequence ATGACCAGTTCGAAACAAGTTATCGCGATGATCCGCAGTCACGCCGCGGGCGACAGCGAACAGTTTCTCTCCATCGCCGAGCACATCGCCGACGACGCGAACCGCTCCGGCAAGACAAAGGTCGCCGACGAGATCAAGCTCATCGTCGAGAACGCGCGAAAGTCCATCGCGGCCCGCCCGAACCGGCCGATACCGATCGGTGCGCCGCGCGGCGAACTGGCCGGCCTCGTGCGGGCCACATACCCCGAGATCCATCTGGCCGACGTCGTGCTCGGCGACGACTTGCGCCGGCAGATCCGGCGCCTCGTTCGCGAGCATAGGGAAAGTAGCGCCCTCGAGGAGCGGGGACTCGGGCCGAGAAGAAAGTTTCTGTTTTCGGGACCGCCCGGCACCGGCAAGTCGATGACCGCCGCGGCGATCGCGGGAGAGCTGAGGCTTCCGCTATTTACGATCCTGCTCGACGGCGTTATCACCAAGTTCATGGGCGAGACCGCGGCGAAGCTGCGCCTGATCTTCGACGCCATGCACACCATCCGCGGCGTCTACTTGTTCGACGAGGTCGACGCGCTCGCATCGCGACGCGGCGCCGACAACGACATCGGCGAAGCCCGCCGCATGCTCAATTCCTTCCTGCAGTTCCTCGAAGACGATCAGTCCGGCAGCGTGATCATCGCCGCCACCAACCATCGCTCGCTGCTCGATCCCGCAATCTTCAGGCGGTTCGATTCAGTATTGGGATATGCCAAACCGACCCGCGAGGAGGCCCGCCAGGTGCTCCGCAACAACCTGCTGCAGTTCGACATCGACGCCCTGGACTGGTCTTCGATCGACGACGCCGTGCAGGGTTTGAGCCAGGCGGATCTGGTCGCCGCTTCCGAAGACGCCGCCCGGGACGCCGTCCTCGACCACGCCGGCCGGCTCACCTCCGAAGTCCTGTTTCAGGCCCTGCGGGACCGGGGTATGATCCACAAGGAATAG
- a CDS encoding S8 family peptidase: MDAYLAAQGEEGVKSSERGIPVTVTARPKIALDVGTARSMTRGLKLFNVRRVPEDVRSFGENVDQATFFVTKSALKSLRDNLDRYAEWTDDEDDRAEGDDHEEWETERRPRNFRLFESGSSIRTTTLRDLWTDALERYPRSIGRTKWEVWTRKGFQDSFTNAIGRLGLEQIGRPTDFVEVVIRNILASPEELQRVVQSSAAIVELRSASSFVADFFDLVPEQKAKTVEEIASRVLPAWPGAPRVTMLDTGVNRAHTLLERSLPADKCYAVEPTWGTTDRQGHGTKMAGLALYGDLSDIAQSTTPIVLQASLESVVVTAPQAPGDIPARDAMQRAVEIVEKEPHSRIFCLAQTAQGEADDGRPTSTSAVLDKLAYGDGVSTRLFCAAVGNVRRTATQPYLVADYADRNAAYGIESPAQALNALSVGAVSLKEHGNTLLAPTGDLMPTSRTAASWPGSHASKPDIVMEGGNFYVEDPGLYAQPSSDHLVMTTSRDAPANPLAMCCETSAATALASGLGARLMNRYPSYRMETVRGLIVHSAEWTPIMIEHQKSLVRSGLSELDAWRAILDRFGWGVPNEQRLFSSASNALTLIAEDELHPYERPTKGGVLQPVRLRQMKYFRLPWPTDVLRALGSTPTELRCTLSYFVEPDPHAASRDRANERYASHRLKMDVKRFGEGHGRAQSRFNLFAPNDGPAASPVPAQDDGWLLSGFIQRGTLVQDIWRGPAYRLAERDGISIAPIRGWWGDMTEFDNYERPVRFSLIVSIRTPETSGDLMVDVSNRIPAGVLVDGALVPVST, translated from the coding sequence ATGGATGCCTATCTGGCCGCTCAGGGCGAGGAAGGCGTCAAGTCGTCGGAACGCGGCATTCCCGTCACCGTGACGGCTCGCCCGAAGATCGCGCTGGACGTCGGAACGGCGCGGTCGATGACCCGCGGCCTGAAGCTCTTCAACGTGCGACGTGTCCCGGAGGACGTCCGGAGCTTCGGCGAAAACGTGGATCAAGCCACCTTCTTCGTCACCAAGTCCGCCTTGAAATCGCTACGCGACAACCTCGACCGTTACGCCGAATGGACGGACGACGAGGACGACCGCGCGGAAGGCGACGACCACGAGGAGTGGGAGACCGAAAGACGGCCGAGGAATTTCAGGCTGTTCGAGAGCGGCTCCTCGATCAGGACGACGACGCTTCGCGACCTTTGGACCGATGCGTTGGAACGCTACCCGAGGTCCATCGGGAGGACCAAATGGGAGGTCTGGACCCGGAAGGGCTTCCAGGATTCGTTCACCAACGCGATCGGGCGACTTGGTCTGGAGCAGATCGGTCGCCCCACCGATTTCGTGGAAGTCGTGATCCGGAACATCCTTGCGTCGCCGGAAGAATTGCAGCGCGTCGTACAGAGCAGCGCCGCGATCGTCGAATTGCGCAGCGCATCGTCCTTCGTCGCCGACTTCTTCGACCTCGTGCCGGAGCAGAAGGCCAAGACCGTCGAAGAAATCGCGAGCCGCGTCCTTCCGGCCTGGCCGGGCGCCCCCCGCGTCACGATGTTGGACACCGGCGTCAATCGAGCCCACACCTTGTTGGAACGGTCGCTGCCCGCAGACAAGTGCTACGCCGTCGAACCCACGTGGGGAACGACCGACAGGCAGGGGCACGGCACGAAGATGGCGGGACTCGCGCTTTACGGAGATCTCTCCGACATCGCGCAATCCACAACGCCGATCGTGCTGCAGGCCAGCCTCGAATCCGTCGTGGTGACCGCGCCGCAGGCACCCGGCGACATCCCGGCACGCGACGCGATGCAACGGGCCGTCGAGATCGTCGAGAAGGAACCGCACTCGAGGATCTTCTGCCTGGCGCAGACGGCGCAAGGCGAAGCCGACGACGGACGACCGACAAGCACCTCGGCCGTGCTCGACAAGCTCGCTTACGGCGACGGCGTCTCGACACGGTTGTTCTGCGCAGCGGTCGGAAACGTTCGCAGGACCGCGACCCAACCCTATCTCGTCGCGGACTACGCCGATCGCAACGCCGCCTACGGCATCGAATCGCCGGCGCAGGCCTTGAACGCGCTGTCCGTCGGCGCGGTGAGCCTGAAGGAGCACGGCAACACGCTTCTGGCGCCGACGGGCGACCTAATGCCGACGTCGAGGACGGCGGCGAGCTGGCCGGGGTCGCACGCCTCGAAGCCCGACATCGTGATGGAAGGCGGCAACTTCTACGTCGAGGATCCCGGCCTTTACGCCCAGCCGTCGTCCGACCACCTCGTGATGACGACTTCACGCGATGCGCCCGCAAATCCCCTGGCCATGTGTTGCGAGACCAGTGCCGCGACCGCGTTGGCGTCGGGCTTGGGTGCCAGACTGATGAACCGCTATCCAAGCTACAGGATGGAGACCGTTCGCGGCCTGATCGTCCACTCGGCCGAGTGGACGCCGATCATGATCGAGCATCAGAAATCTCTCGTCAGATCCGGCCTCAGCGAGCTCGACGCATGGCGCGCCATCCTCGACCGGTTCGGATGGGGCGTCCCGAACGAACAGAGGCTGTTCTCGAGCGCATCGAACGCGCTGACGCTCATCGCAGAAGACGAACTTCATCCTTACGAAAGGCCAACGAAGGGCGGGGTCCTGCAGCCGGTCCGGCTGAGGCAGATGAAATACTTCAGGCTTCCATGGCCCACCGACGTGCTGAGAGCGCTCGGCAGCACGCCGACGGAGCTTCGATGCACGCTGTCCTACTTCGTCGAGCCGGATCCCCACGCCGCGTCCAGAGATCGCGCGAACGAACGATACGCCTCGCACCGGCTGAAGATGGACGTCAAGAGATTCGGCGAAGGTCACGGGCGAGCGCAATCGCGCTTTAACCTCTTCGCACCCAACGACGGCCCTGCCGCGAGCCCGGTGCCGGCACAGGACGACGGGTGGCTGCTGTCCGGATTCATCCAGAGGGGCACGCTCGTGCAGGATATCTGGCGCGGTCCCGCGTATCGGTTGGCCGAGCGAGACGGCATATCGATCGCTCCGATCAGGGGATGGTGGGGAGACATGACCGAGTTCGACAACTACGAACGGCCGGTGCGCTTTTCGCTGATCGTATCGATCCGGACGCCCGAGACGAGCGGCGACCTCATGGTCGACGTCAGCAACCGGATCCCGGCGGGCGTGCTGGTCGATGGCGCTCTCGTGCCGGTCTCCACCTGA